ATTGTACATTTTCAGAACCTGCCCATGAGAGAACCATGGTGACACTGCCCTGAAGCTACCTTTCTGTGACTGTGGAATTCCTACTTTGCATTCAGCACTCGGGGTACACACAGGCAGTGCTCATTTCCCCTCGTACTTCGGATTAACAACAGTTGTCACAGCACTCTTGTAAATAGGATTTTcaccctaaaaaagaaaaaagaaaaaaattatcactCTACTAAAGTCATctaattttaatatcattttataaagttaaagACCATTTTCATAAGTCATTTCCATTTGATCTGTCCAGATATCAAAAGcttacaaaaaatgaaaaatgaaagcttcGCCCCACAAGGCTAAAGGTGCCTCTGAAAAGGcacttttcctttctgaaaagtCCTTCCTCCACTGGTGATATGCTGTCAACAgcttctctattttaaaatagttttgaatACTATCTTGAAACTAGTTTTTAACAAACTCTTCTGCCATCAACTGCCTGATTCTTAATCCTTATTGTGCACAAAGGTGCTTGATAATGAACAGACTGCTTGGCTTTCTTGTCTGTGGGGAAGGTGCTCTTCTGACGCTTTGCCACTCAGGGTGTAGAGATTTTGAGGTAAGACTGTCACAAGTGGGCACAGTGCCAAATGTGCTTAGACAAAAATAATTACCATTCTTCATGAAATAACTGCTATTCTTCAATATGCtgataaaacattttatctttgaTACTATATTTTACTGAAGTGTTAAATGATTCCAAGCCATAAACATGAGAAATCTTTCAAGAGTCATAACTTCACTGacagtgatattttaaaacatatcattttctttaaaaattctcattctaaattatacattttaatatcttaTATAGCATTCTTTCTCTATTCTTTAAAACTGAAGATAGGCttgaaaatcaaatgagaaatACGGGCAAATATTCCTATCTCAGAGAAAATACGTGAGTACAaatcaaataaatgttttaagatttttaaatgctatttagtTTCATATTTTACCATAGAACCAtttgaggttatttttaaaatatttatataaagcaCCTAAAGagtaatttttgcttttaaattttatccaCACTTCACTTCAGGTTACATTTGGATATAGCTTTCATTGCCACAATTCTGCCTCCTAGAAGGGTATAGCTTGGTGGATGACAAACATGAAGATAAAGAACTCTCAAACAGTTCACAAGGGAATTCCATACATAAAATGGGAACAGCATAAGAAAAAAGGGATTGACTGAGATTAAGGATATTGTCAAAATGAAATTGACTACAGATAAAACATTGAAAGTTATGTAGAAGCATATACACATGCAGAGTTAGAAATCTATATGGTTGAGTTTTTAAGGGCACATATGTATGTTCTGAGTGGGAAAGGGGAAGCAGATGATGCcatctttaaaaaagagtaagaatTCATTGAGGAAAAGTAAAACATATAAAGGCTGGGACTTGAGAAATACCAAATAAACCACTCTGACTTCAGTTCAGCAGTTAGTCTGGAACCTGACAATGTGCCTTCACTCCACCCCACAAAGCACAACCTGCCCAGTCATTTCTGAAACACAGAAGAACTCAGGATCCCTCAGAGATAAACATTATATAATATGGATGACAAAAATCACATCGGATATGAAATACTGAGCTCTCGTCTCAACTGGATCCCAAATGGTATTATAGCAGACATTTCATAATGGAGACTGGCGTATGGGTCCTAGCAACTACATTCCTAATGAGAGTCAGTACAAAtaagtgagtctgtttctacctTCCTATCATGCAAGGCTAGAACTgcctattttttttcaaatatgctaGGAAAATAGATTACCATTAAGTTTCTTTAATGCATTAGATAAATCtaatatttaatacttaaaaacTGTAAGGTAATAaaatatggagaagaaaaaaaaaatggctaagTTATAGATGAAACCAAAGTACAATTTACATCGCAGAACTTACCTCTGGAGAAAACACTGCCTTTTCATgtacacatttatatttattatttcatatatattattatttcaaagtccatccaaacaaaattttaacatgCAAGGTTAGAGGTAAGAGATTAAACCATCTGCGCTGGGCATCATCTTAAATGGAGGTAAGCTAAAATAATGCATATTAGTTCCCATCGTTCAGAGTGCaacccttccccaccccaacaAAAAGCAAAGCCTGTTTAAATCAAGAGGAACAGGGTTACATtcagcagggaagtcctctgttCTCAGTAAATGTCCTCTGTGCTCACTCTGGAAGGGCTGATGTGGCTACAGCATCATTTCTGTTGCATATTAGAAATGCAGTGCACAACTGTGGGAGATTAGCAGCCCACATTTAATGTGTTTATATATGAAGAGCTTTAACAAagttgatgattttttttaaatgtacctaCATGAATAGTCTTATGTGCTGAAGTAATTACACTGCCTGCCTATTTATCTGAAATATGTTAATACATAACTGACCAGCAACCTTGGGTCCCATACTGGAAAAGTGCTTTGTAAGCCATGATTTAATTTCTTAATGCTCATTCATTAATATCTGTTTATTTCTACTTAAGTTTTTCTTGAGAAAACATCTCAGAATAACCCAGTACCCATTAATTTTCCTGAATTTTACTAATGAAtaagaatttttcacaaaactTTCACATCTTGAATTATCCAAAATGCTTATTTTGGCTGAAGTAATAGTGTACCAAAAATTGACTTAACAATAAAAACATTAAGTTTCACTGTTACTGATAATTTCCTTCGAAACACAATTTAACATATGGCAAGGTAAAAATTTCACCTTTCAACAGGAGATGCAGAAATTTTTTCATGTAAGTATCCATATAAAATGTCAATATCTGATTAtgacagaaagaggaaaggaaaaaaaaaccagcaaattAGTTTCCTTCTGAAAATGACATTCTTTCTGTAAAGCTCTaagtaaggaagaaaagaatattaagtCTCATGCTGCTAAGAAAATGTACCAGACTATGCAAGATGAATCTGACAATTTTCTGCCATCAAATTTAACTCTGCCATTTCAAAAGTCTTAAGACCtgcttagaaataaaaaaaatcagacacataATGGTTTCTAATGTTATCAGTACTCCCTGtatctcttaaaaatatgaaacattctTGTACTTTAAAATCTACCGTGTTTTGTAAGTACACTCTCATTCATCAGAGTAAATAAACAAACCTGCATTGATGGGTTTCTGGGTGTTACAGTGACGGCCACATTCAGTAGTGCCACCGTAGCACTAACATTCCTAAGCTACCAGAAAAGAGCAAAGACTGTCATTTCCTAGAGCGATCTCCCTCCACCTAACAGGTAACAGTGTCTCCTGAAGACATGTGGTTGCTACCAGttcaatccagtggttaagaacctagACCCTGGAGCCCAgtggcctgggtttgaatctcagcttttCCACTAACTAGTCTTGTGAACTTGGTCAAGTTACCGAACtcttctgtgcctcagtcttctcatatgtgaaataagaataaaggaaaggaaggagttcAGGATCACCAGTCAGGAGAATTGGTTCTAATCACAACCTTTTTATCAGAGTATTAGGGGCttacataattatattaaaaacatgCTAGAAACACTTCATGAAAATTCAGTTATAAGGGAAAAGCCTGTCCAGTgttgataaaagagaaaatgatacaTTCGTCACCCAGGTAGAGCATACACTGGCCAAAATAACTTTCCCTTAGCTGAGAGAATAGGTTAACTAAGCTTTATTACCACTATGAAATTTTCAgcaaagtttttatttaaaactctaGTAGTGTTTTTCTCtacatgaaatttaaatttcatgttcacttttcactctaaaacttacaaataataatatgttatatataaggATGTTACATATAATATAAGGATGTTACCATACAAGGATGATAATACCACCTAAAGCAAGGGACTCTAGTGAGGATTATAACTGACAGGCTGCTATCAAATACTGTAGTCATTAGCCAAAAACAACACAGTATAGTTACTGACTCCCTGTTTAAAGCTCTGGGAAGTGAAGTGACCCAGTGCCATTCTACCTAAGCAGAAGAGCTGGGACTCGACCCAGGTCAGTCTGATCACAGTACACGTTCTTTTCACTACAACACAGTTGCTGCTTCTATACCATAAAGCTTAATCCAAAGCCCTTCTAAATACTattaacacacagaaagaaaagccATAGTATAGCCATATAAATAAAGCCAGattttggagaggaaaaaaaaaaaagcagtagtgATAAAAGACACGCAGTGCAGTAAAGACAtgcaaagacagaaaatgaaagaaaatacgaACGGCAATTTAGAGACCAGCTTTACGTCCATAGTTTGGATTCTTGAAATTATTAATAGGACTCTTGTAAATCGGATTTTCTtgctaaagtaaaagaaatagttTCTAATGATTTCATCAGAAAAAAACTGACACGTATAATGAGTGTTTAAACActtttataaaagaatttttactatttttacgcttccaaaattattttttaaaaatccaagcaAATTGTAGTAAAATGCAAATGACTAAAGTTCATTTACACCTGAAAAATACTGAATATTGTCACTGCCTTCTTGTATCAAAAGATGAATACAAGATGGCCAACGTTTGGCCACACCAGCCTCCAACCCCACCTTTCAAAGCACTAATGCTGACATACATTTTCATCACTTACGGCTTTTAGGTTTTGTATAAAACAAGGTTACTGACTTGTAATTTGCAGAGTAAAAATAcccttttaaaatacatagtttcatgAATCCTCAAATGTATAAAGACACCCATCTAGGCAATTTAGAGACCACAGGCTTAGTCCCTATCATAGGTCTGCCTTTTCTAGACtgttacataaatggaattacaCAGTATGTAGTCTTTTGAGTGGCTGATTTCTACTTAGGTTTCTTtgttgaattattaaaaaaaaaaaaaaaacagcagcttTCCACTGAATAGTCTGCAGTtatttagggttttgtttttaatttttttggtcatgccaagtatgtgggatctaagttccccaaccagggattgaacccacaccccttctATTAGAaatgagtcttaaccactgcaccaccagggaagtccccaggattctattttatataagaagaaaaggcaaaagagcggattaaaattattaagaaaataaaaataccacaGTAACCTGAAGAAACATTCTtacaattgttttcttttaatggaaCGTATTTAAGATGTTTTCTTTCACTGAATGCAAGCTTCCTGAGTAATAAATCCTGGGGGcaactgaaatatttaaaggaCTTTAGTAATCAGCTTTAGAGCTGATAAACAAGCGTTACATTTACTTTATGAAACACCTTCCATTTTAGATGTTTTCCAACTTACCGTGTCCCATTTggcattcattttttccttttcaaatttggCAAATTCCCTTCTGTCATGAATGATCATTAAAAGCTTCCAAATCAGCAGCAGTGCAAGGCCAATAAGAACAATTCCAGCAACCACACCTGCTACAATTGGAATAATGTCTGGACCAGTGGGGCACTCTgtaaagtaaaaagcaaaggatacGCACACAAGGGGGTTAGCCTGTGGAAGTGCAGCCAAAACTACAGAGAGCTATGCAGTCTCACAAAAGACACAGGAACTGAAACTCCAAGATAAGTATCTTGGGGCACACTATCCAAAAGAACCTATAAAAAAAGATACTAGAAGTAACAGGTAAGTTTCCAAGATCATAAGGTACATGATCAATAAATAAACATCATGTATTTCTATGAATTATACCAAAGCTGATTTCTATATATTAGAAACTGAACCTTAGAAAATAGTATTATCTACAATAGCACCGAAATCATGAAATACCTATGTATAAacctaataaaatatgtataagattTATATGCTAAAAATTACTgaacattgattttaaaaaaagtcaaagccCTGAATAAATCGAGAGATTTTATCTATGTTCATTGATTAGATGTCAATCCTCTCCCAATTTGATCTATAAACTCAATATTATCCCAATCAAAATCCTGGCAGGATATATGTGGATATCAAGCAAGTGAATTCTAAAATTTACAGAGAAGTAGGAGAACTAGGAAAGTGTTTCAAAAACACTttcagaaaagaacaaagttggacaACTTACATTACCAGATTTCACAACTAGCCGTGAAGCAACAGTAATTGAGACAGTGTGATACTGGCTAAGGGACAGATGcctagattaatggaacagaatcgAAAGtcagaaataagcccacacatATTAAGGTCATCTTATTTTCACCCAAAGTGGACAAAGGTCAGCCTTTTCAAGAAATGGTACAAGAACTGCTGGAAATCTACCTACAATAAACTAGACCTCCACTCCAGATACTGACAGCAGCCCAAAATACATTATGGACCTAAGTGCAAAGCCAGAAACcaaaactttcagaagaaaacagaggagaaaaatactTATGAAGTTGAGTTATGCAAAGAGTTCTAAGGTAGTAAGAAGCAAGATCTACAAAAGAAAAACTTGGTAAAATTTAATGTTCTGGTCTTCAAAAAACAGTATTTGAAATACAcctgaaaatgcaaaataatgacAGAGGCTTTAAAAAAGTTTGGCTGTTTCTTCTGAAGTTTAATATATGCCCTCTCCCCAATTCCTAACatttatcctagagaaatgaaaactacatTCCAATAATAACTTAAtcacaaatgtagaaaattccaaactgtattaaaatttcccaggaaaaaaaaagaaagataaaaacgaTTCATCCCTTGAAAAGCAGAACAAATTCATGCCATAACAAATTATCTTTCCCAGTGTCCAAGCCTAAATCAAGCTGctatttaaaatatcatcagTAATGATGTTACTGAGTACCTGccatcaggcactgtgctaagggcTTTACATGGGTTACTGCATTTACTCTTCAAACActttataacataaaatttgctttctctttcccttatTTCTTATAGTTAATTAAATACTGTTTTAAGCCTGACGAGATTTAAAATGTCCCAACTTGAATGTAAAGTAGCTGGAAGCTGTTCCTagatgtgagtgagtgaaagttgctcagtcgtgtctggctctttacaaccccatggactgtccatggaactctccaggccagaatactggagtgggtagcctttcccttctccaggggatcctcccaacccagggattgagggGAACTGCCAAAAGGTCTAAGcagcagaaagacagaaaagaaaatgcaaaaaacttTGAAACGACCAGCTTTCTACCTGGCGTCTCTACCACGTGCACAGTGGCCTCATTGTTCCCGCTCACTGAGTAGGTGAAGTAGAACCAGCAGTCGTCGACGTCCTTCTCCTTGCAGTGGGACAGGGGGTCCACCTGGCCGGGCTGCGGCAACCTGTCCCGGTTTTCAACCTTGGTGATGTTGAAATGTGAACATTCCTGAGCACAcgtgtctttcttttctcctttattgaagGCTCGGCACTGAACACACTCTCTGTTAAAAAGCaaatcattatatttattatttataataatatttgctTAAAGATTATTTTGTGGGCTAGACTCAAAATTTGACCAAATTAGgccaagagagaggaaagaagatatgaataaatgaagaaacatatgACATTTCTTGGTGGGAAAACTAAACATAAAGATGCTAGCTTCCTAAGTAAAATTATAGATTTATTACAGCTCAAACTAAAATCCTCCAAAATAAATAAGAGTAGAAAGATAAAACTAGCCCTAACAGATCTGAAATATACAATATAAAGCCATAATAGCTTTTGAAATGTGTTGGTGGTATTATGGTTCTTTCTACAAGGGACAAAACCTTCCATTTTATTTAGTCAAAAGgcagtaaataaattaattagcaaTTGGTAATACTAATTTAACAAAGGTTACCACATGGATTCAATTAAATACCAAATTCAGGTTGAAATAATGGTACCACCACACTCATAGGATACAACTCACTATCATGTAGCAAACACTAGCTATtgagaattttaaatgtaaaaagtgGGCTTCAATGTGACAGATACTTTATTTACACTGTGGCCTAGGTTAGCACTGTTCTATGTACCATGTGATCATACACAGGTGAACAGACAGTGAGCAATCACCTATCTCAAGCCAACTCAGAAATACTTACTTATGCTCAGCACAGACTCCAAGGCAGGTCTGACACATCTCACAGGTTGGTCCTTGGAACTTGGGGTCTGTACACTTACAGGCACCACACTCGCAGACGCCGCGGCCATTGCAGATCTGTCCGTTTACGGCCAGGCAGGAAGTGGTATCCAGAGAACAGTCACAGGCACTACCGGTGTAGTTTGGGTTGCACTCACACACTCGACACTTGCAAACACCATTCCCTGCaattaaaaatctcatttctcACAACAGTGGTAACAATATAAAATCACAacactgaaaagtgaaaacaataatATTTAAGGAAGTATCCACGGGATGGAGTGACCCTCAATGCTGCCCCTTTTCTATTTATTCACTAAGCAAACTCgcaacatgttttattttattagataGGACCACATTTTATAACCACTTTCAGACCATTCTCACCTCCACATATTAAGCCATTGGATCTATCACAGTTGAAATTGTCACACTCGCAGAATTTGCCGGAATAAATTTCATTTGTATTGTCCCTCTTCCTACACACACACTGTCCACAGACACACTCTCCATTGTTGCTACAGATTTCTGAACTGTTCTCTTTCCTGCAGTAAGCGTCCATGTCTTCACTGTTCACCTCATCTGTGCTACATTCACAGTGTCTCCCCACGCGTCCCTCGTTGCACCTAaacaaagagtccaaaatttcagtcacataaaataaaaataattgaaagtaaCAAAGTGTTAAGAGGAAATAAAACGATAAACATTATCTTCAGACTACAATTATATGAGAGTGTTTGTGCCATGTGTCACACAAGTgtacatatgtgcatgtgtacacacacacacagccattcAAGTCCATACAGAATCTACACAGGGGCCTAGGAAAAAACTCCTCCAGGAAAGTAACCATTCTGATCAAGATGAAAATACAATCCAGCAACGAACAGGTGAACACAACATTTGGAAACAAAggataaacttatttttaaagagtgTGGTATGTTTTCAAAGgatatgctgtatattacatttgCTATTATTTGCCCAATTTTTATACTAAAAGCTTATACccaatttttaaactaaaaagtataaaaacacaCAACTAAAGGACTGAACTGATAAAAACACAACCCAAAAAGTACATGGAAGTTGAAAACCATACTAAACGTGTCATTTACCgtaatgtttaaaaagaaacttaTCCTAAGGATTCAGACTTTTCAGACACTTTTTAAAACACCTAGTGCTTATACACACTGTATATGGTAAATACACAGAAAGGAGGCAAAACATTGTCAAGATCTTTCAGATAAATAATATCTTCCTAAAAATGTATCTACACAACTCAGTCAGGATAtgacatggaaaataaaaaatgtaacagTTTGTTACTTAGAAAGCTAGTAAATGATGGCAAAATACAGTCATTAATTTTCCTCATGATTAAAAACCCTTCAAAGCCTAAGTCATTTGGGAGCTGACAGTTGGATCAAAATAGTCTTCTCTCCTGTTctaaaaaaaataggagaaagatGAAACAGGAAGATTTacagtataaaaattaaaaataatttgacttaAGTTCTGTTAGTAGTAGATTCTATGTTCTGAAAATAGTGCTTTcttaattttacaaatatatgaattttttaaaaattatcccaaCAATGCAGAAGTGCATGTAATAACAAGCTGCACATCCTTTATTAATTCCTAATTCCAGTTCCCATATAAAATCACTTATTATTTTCTATAAGCTTACTGAGCTCTAAAGAGTTCAGATTGCTATCACGAGAGAAAAACCCAAATGCTACCACAAACATTTGTTAAGTAACATCTTGGATGGCTACAAAAGCTTTCCTTTTAGAATAAAAGGTAGTCTGCCTaaggaaaaaaaggcagagaagagcTTTCTATAAAGAACACCCACACAAGATGATCAAATTGATCTTGTGGTGAGCAACAGTAGCTGGAAGAATAATCTATCAGCCCCCACAGAGACTTTCCGGGACGCTCAGACAGGCCGGCCTCCAGCCGCCCCGGCTGCCATGCCCCGCGCCGTGCGTGCCGCCAGCTCACCTGCAGGCCCCACACTCGAAGGTCCCGTTGCCGTCGTGGCACTTGGGGCTTCCTGGGATGCCTTCACCCTGGCACTCACATTCACAGATGAACTGAAGGATAATCTCCACTTCCTCAGTGAAGCCCAGAGGCTTAATTTTAATGGTTTCAGAGTTCTTATTTGGACATTTATTTGCAGTTATGCTAATTTCAAATTGAaccttaaaaggaaaacaagataaGTTAAAAACTAAGCAATTTAAACCTactaaaaatttttcaaaaagctaCTCAAGTTATATTTAACTGTTTCTCAAATTATAAGCTAGATTGCTCATAAACAAgtaagctttttcttttatttcagaaaaatgtttacAGAACATACCTCATCCCCAATGGAAATATTAGagcattttctcccattttcccctGTTCCATTCACCCCGTTCTTGCAGTAAGACTTGTAATTTATTGTTACTCCCTCCGGTAATttgctgttttccaaaatgacttCTGAAGAAAGGGACTAAAAGAAAGACTAATGAAATAAgaggaaaggcaaacaaatgaTACTATAAAATAAGCTGAATTCATAAATTCCATAGATAAAATGAGCTGCTAAGGAAacagtattatttaaatattggAAGCCTAATCTTGAGTGACTAGAAAACCCAAAACCCAGAGAAATGGGCTCAAATAAGTAACAACCAATTATTCTAAATAATGTACACAACTGAAGAGTGTTCTGGTTAAAATTTTAATGATGACACAGCAGAGAGGCCTAATATTAATTATGAAGAGTTCTAAGAATTCAGAACACTTTCTTTCCCCACTGGCAACACACTCTCCTCTGCCCTGCCACTTCTAGCTCActagtcagttgctcagtcatgtctctttgtagCCCCACGGTctacagcccacaaggctcctctgtccatagatttctccaggcaagaatactggagtggattgccattcccttcagcaggggatctttccaactcagggatcaaactggggtctcctgcactgcaggcagatgctttaccgtctgagccatcagggaagcctcagctAAGGACAAAGGTTAATAATCTACTACACAGGCTGGAGACAAATCTGCTTAGGGGCCATTGCAGGCCAGCCCCAACTCCCTCCaa
This genomic interval from Cervus canadensis isolate Bull #8, Minnesota chromosome 10, ASM1932006v1, whole genome shotgun sequence contains the following:
- the ITGB1 gene encoding integrin beta-1 isoform X1 translates to MNLQLIFWIGLISSVCCVFGQADENRCLKANAKSCGECIQAGPNCGWCTNSTFLQEGMPTSARCDDLEALKKKGCHPNDIENPRGSKDIKKNKNVTNRSKGTAEKLQPEDITQIQPQQLVLQLRSGEPQTFTLKFKRAEDYPIDLYYLMDLSYSMKDDLENVKSLGTDLMNEMRRITSDFRIGFGSFVEKTVMPYISTTPAKLRNPCTNEQNCTSPFSYKNVLSLTDKGEVFNELVGKQRISGNLDSPEGGFDAIMQVAVCGSLIGWRNVTRLLVFSTDAGFHFAGDGKLGGIVLPNDGQCHLENDVYTMSHYYDYPSIAHLVQKLSENNIQTIFAVTEEFQPVYKELKNLIPKSAVGTLSANSSNVIQLIIDAYNSLSSEVILENSKLPEGVTINYKSYCKNGVNGTGENGRKCSNISIGDEVQFEISITANKCPNKNSETIKIKPLGFTEEVEIILQFICECECQGEGIPGSPKCHDGNGTFECGACRCNEGRVGRHCECSTDEVNSEDMDAYCRKENSSEICSNNGECVCGQCVCRKRDNTNEIYSGKFCECDNFNCDRSNGLICGGNGVCKCRVCECNPNYTGSACDCSLDTTSCLAVNGQICNGRGVCECGACKCTDPKFQGPTCEMCQTCLGVCAEHKECVQCRAFNKGEKKDTCAQECSHFNITKVENRDRLPQPGQVDPLSHCKEKDVDDCWFYFTYSVSGNNEATVHVVETPECPTGPDIIPIVAGVVAGIVLIGLALLLIWKLLMIIHDRREFAKFEKEKMNAKWDTQENPIYKSPINNFKNPNYGRKAGL
- the ITGB1 gene encoding integrin beta-1 isoform X2 is translated as MNLQLIFWIGLISSVCCVFGQADENRCLKANAKSCGECIQAGPNCGWCTNSTFLQEGMPTSARCDDLEALKKKGCHPNDIENPRGSKDIKKNKNVTNRSKGTAEKLQPEDITQIQPQQLVLQLRSGEPQTFTLKFKRAEDYPIDLYYLMDLSYSMKDDLENVKSLGTDLMNEMRRITSDFRIGFGSFVEKTVMPYISTTPAKLRNPCTNEQNCTSPFSYKNVLSLTDKGEVFNELVGKQRISGNLDSPEGGFDAIMQVAVCGSLIGWRNVTRLLVFSTDAGFHFAGDGKLGGIVLPNDGQCHLENDVYTMSHYYDYPSIAHLVQKLSENNIQTIFAVTEEFQPVYKELKNLIPKSAVGTLSANSSNVIQLIIDAYNSLSSEVILENSKLPEGVTINYKSYCKNGVNGTGENGRKCSNISIGDEVQFEISITANKCPNKNSETIKIKPLGFTEEVEIILQFICECECQGEGIPGSPKCHDGNGTFECGACRCNEGRVGRHCECSTDEVNSEDMDAYCRKENSSEICSNNGECVCGQCVCRKRDNTNEIYSGKFCECDNFNCDRSNGLICGGNGVCKCRVCECNPNYTGSACDCSLDTTSCLAVNGQICNGRGVCECGACKCTDPKFQGPTCEMCQTCLGVCAEHKECVQCRAFNKGEKKDTCAQECSHFNITKVENRDRLPQPGQVDPLSHCKEKDVDDCWFYFTYSVSGNNEATVHVVETPECPTGPDIIPIVAGVVAGIVLIGLALLLIWKLLMIIHDRREFAKFEKEKMNAKWDTGENPIYKSAVTTVVNPKYEGK